The sequence GGTTAGGTTTAAAATTAGGTGAAAATTGGGAAAAATTGCGCACCTATTTTCATGGTTTAGATTGGGTAATTGGAGTCTTGATACTAATTGGGATTATTTGGTGGATTTGGAGACACATTAGGCAAAGTAAAAAGTAAAAATGCAAAAGTAAAGATAAGGGTTTTCTCATTTACTATTGTTTGTTTGCTGATACATCTTGACAAAGATAGGTTTTTTTGGTATATTTTGATAATCTGGACAGAGTCGAAACGCACGGTCACGGAAAGGAGAGAGCCTAATGTCGTATGGCGAAGTAGCCCTAATTTCAGCAATTGTGGCGGTGATATTTTTCTCATTTGGGTATTTAAGTCGCAGCAATCAGGTAGCTAATGATTTGAAAAAGCTTGCCGAATACAAGTTGACTTATATTCGACGACAATTTTGGACTCGGAAAGATGGTTATGTAGATGAAGTGACGATTGATGGCGGAAAACATTGGTATGATGTTATCGAAGATAACGAAAAAGGGACACAAAGGTTGATTCCTAAAGCTGTTCAAAATACTTTTCGCATGATCGGGGCATTTTTGGGTGGAATTTCGGCGGAGGACTTGCCGCACAGCTTAATTGGATTTCCTACTAATAAGGATAAGCCTTCTGACCCCGTTGTTGATGAAGATCAATTAAACCAAGGTGCTGCTTTTGCGCGGAAACTCTTCGCTTCTGGTCAAGCTTGTCATTCTGGCCAAGAAGGAGTTTAACATTATATTATTTTCAACGATTTGTCCGAAGCCGGACGTGAGCTGCTATTCCATTTTGGAAAGCCTGAGTTTGCGTCCTCTTTTTTTATTTAGTAAAAAGGGTTATAATAAGATTTGAATTAAAGCTAATTTGAGATATTTTGAAATTTAGAAAGGTTGATAAATTGTACCAAAAGAAAATAATCAATAATGGTTTGAGGCTATTAACTATCCCCGTCAAAGCAACTAATGTCGTGACGGTTTTAGTTTTAGTAAAAGCTGGTTCTCGTTATGAGCTCGATGAAATCGCCGGCATTTCCCATTTTGCCGAGCACATGTTTTTTAAAGGTTCTGAAAAAAGACCTTCAACTTTGGCAATTGCCACCGCGGTTGATGCGGTTGGCGGTGAGATGAACGCCTTTACCTCCAAAGAATTTACTGGTTTTTATATTAAAGTTTCCAAAGATTATCTTGAATTAGCCCTAGACGTACTTTCAGATTTATTACAAGCGCCGCTTTTTAAACCGAAAGAAATTGAAAAGGAAAAAGGAGTGATTAGGCAAGAAATTAATATGTATGAAGATACGCCAATTAAATATGTTGATGATTTGATTGAAGTGGCTTTATATGGCGATCATCCTTTGGGTAGATTAATTATTGGTGATAAAAAAACGGTGAGCGGTTTGAATTTAGAAAAACTTAAAAAATATTTATATAATTTATATTTAGCGAAAAATGCGTTGGTGGTGGTTTCGGGAGCATTTGAGTCTGAAGCTAAAACGCAAAAATTAGTGGCTAAATATTTTCATTTGCCAAAAACTGGAAAACCGGCAGCGTTTGAAAAAATTAGAGAAAATCAATCAGAACCGAAAATAATTTGCAGAACCCAAAAAACCGAACAAAGCCATTTAGTCTTGGCTTTGCGCGGTTATAGTGCTCGAGATCCTAAAAAATATATTCTTAAAGTGATTTCCGTGATTTTAGGCGGGGCAATGAGTAGCCGGTTGTTTTTGGAAATTCGCGAAAAGCGCGGCTTGGCCTATTATATTAAAGCCTCGGCACCGACTTATTTGGATGCCGGTTATTTAATGATCAAAGCTGGTTTGGAAAATACCAAAGTGAAAGCGGCAATTAAGATTATCTTGAAAGAACTAACCAAACTTAAAACCAAAAAAGTCGCCGCCGCAGAATTGAAAAAGGCAAAAGAATACATCAAAGGCAATGTTAATCTTGATATTGAGGATTCGTTTGCTCAAGCCCAATTTTATGGTTTACAGGAATTGCTTTTAGACAAAATCAAAACCCCAGCCGAGGTTTTTAAGCTGGTTGATAAAGTTACTCCCGAAGATATCTTAAAAACCGCCAATGAGCTATTTAGTGATTATAACTTGAATTTAGCGATAATCGGTCCCAATTTTAAACCAGAAAATTTTAAAAATATTTTAACTTTTTAAAAAATAATTTAAAGGAGCCTAATGCCAAAACCTTCAAAGCCAAGATTGCCTAATTTGGAAAGAACCCTAATTGTTTTAAAACCTGATGCAATTAAGCGTGGAATTATTGGCGAAATCTTATCACGTTTTGAAAAAGCTGGTTTAAAAATTGTGGCTATGAAAATGGTTTGGATTGACAAAGACTTAGCTGGCAAACATTATGATGAAGATCTTGCCAAGCGTCGTGGCGAGCACGTTCGGCAATACAATATTGATTTTATTACCCAAGGTCCAACCGTAGTGGCGGTCTTAGAGGGCATCGGGGCAATTGAAAACGTGCGGAAAATGGTTGGTGACACTGAA comes from Patescibacteria group bacterium and encodes:
- a CDS encoding pitrilysin family protein, producing MKFRKVDKLYQKKIINNGLRLLTIPVKATNVVTVLVLVKAGSRYELDEIAGISHFAEHMFFKGSEKRPSTLAIATAVDAVGGEMNAFTSKEFTGFYIKVSKDYLELALDVLSDLLQAPLFKPKEIEKEKGVIRQEINMYEDTPIKYVDDLIEVALYGDHPLGRLIIGDKKTVSGLNLEKLKKYLYNLYLAKNALVVVSGAFESEAKTQKLVAKYFHLPKTGKPAAFEKIRENQSEPKIICRTQKTEQSHLVLALRGYSARDPKKYILKVISVILGGAMSSRLFLEIREKRGLAYYIKASAPTYLDAGYLMIKAGLENTKVKAAIKIILKELTKLKTKKVAAAELKKAKEYIKGNVNLDIEDSFAQAQFYGLQELLLDKIKTPAEVFKLVDKVTPEDILKTANELFSDYNLNLAIIGPNFKPENFKNILTF
- a CDS encoding nucleoside-diphosphate kinase, translating into MPNLERTLIVLKPDAIKRGIIGEILSRFEKAGLKIVAMKMVWIDKDLAGKHYDEDLAKRRGEHVRQYNIDFITQGPTVVAVLEGIGAIENVRKMVGDTEPKSAKPGTIRGDYSHVSYDYCNKQGVVTKNIIHASSDTDFASREIALWFAIDEIHDYKRSDEDVMF